Genomic DNA from Actinomycetota bacterium:
ACGGCCTTCTTCGCCTGCGGGCCGGGGGCGGCCGTGGTCGCCCGCCTGCGCGTGGCCGACCCGCTCATGGCCGTGTCCGTGGCGCTGGCCGTGAGCGTGGCGGTGACCATGGCCGTGGCCCAGGCCATGGTGTGGACGGGCTGGTCCTCGTCCCCGGCGGCCGTGCTCGTGGTCCTGGCTTTCATGGCGGTGGTGATGGGCGTGCCCGCCCGCCGGCCGCCGGGGGCCGCCCCCGGTCCCGGCCCCGCTCCCGAGGAGGAGGTGGACAGTGAGCTCACTGCTCGACAGTTCGGCGATTGAGTACTTCGCCGCCAGCCCCGTCCGGACCGTCTCGGTCACGGCCGGGTTGCTGATCGGCACGGTCCTGCTCGTCCTGCTGGCCCAGCGCGAGGTGCTGGGCGCGGCTCGCGGTGAGCACGGCCCGGGCCGGCTGCGGGCGGCCGACGCCGTCTCCCTGCCGCTGTTCGTGGCCTTCGTGGCCGTCGTCGTCGTCCGCTTCGACCAGCTCAGCCTGTGATGAAGGTCGCGCCCTCCACCCAGGGCTCCGGGGCCAAGGCCGGTCAGGCCGCCGGGCCCTGGGCCATCGGCGGACTGGGGCTGCTGCTGGGCCTGGTCGGGGCCGAACTGGTCACCGCCTTCGTGTCGGTGCCCGCGGGCGCCGCCGTGCACGCCGTGCTCGTCCTCGCGGCCGTGAACGTGGCCGCCTTCGCCCGTCCTGCCACCCGGGGACTGTCGGGCCGGTCGCCGTGGGGCGGGAACGGAGAGGTGGCCGTCGTCGTCGCCCTGATCGGGGCCATGCGCCTGGTGACCCTCACCGTCCCCGTCGGGCCCGGGGCCCCCGGCTTTCGGGCCGTCGTGCTGGGCGCCCCCGTCTTGGCCGCCGGCCTGCTCCTCGCCCGCCACGTACCCGGGCTCACACCCTGGGCGGCCGGCGCGGGCCGGCGCGGGCCGTCCCGGGCCAACGCACAGCCGCGGGGGGCGGGGCGGGGAGCGGTCGTGTTGCGGGAGCCGCCGTGGGCGCTGGCCGGGGCCGTCCGGTCAGACGCCGCCTACCGGGACAGGGCGGTCTGGGCGCCGGTCTTGGCCGGGCTGGCGGCCGGGGCGCTGGCCGGGGCGGGACGCGATCAGTTCACGTTCGCCACCGAGGCCGGGTTCGTGGCCGCCGCCCTGGCTCTGATCGCGTTCGCGGCCGTCACCGAAGAAGTGCTCTTCCGCCGGCTCCTGCTGGCTTGCGCCCAGCGGGCCTGGGGCGCTCGGGCCGCCCTCGCCCTGGCGACCGTGGCCTTCACAGCCGTCTACGTGCCCAGCCGGTCGGCGTCGGCCGTGGTGGCGGCCGCAGGCGCCGGGTTGGTCTTCGGGTGGGCCTACCAGCGATCAGGTTCGGTCCTCGGCCCGGCCTTGGGCCACTCGCTGGCGACCGTGGGGGCCGTGCTCGTCTGGCCGGTGGTGCTGTGACCGCGTCCGCCGTCCGTTGTCCGGTCGATGCCCCGCCTGGGGTGGTCAGGGGCCAGCCATGAGGACCCAGTCGGCCGATGTCGCCGTCACCCGCCAGCGGGTGTTCCGGTGGTGGGACCTACCCATCTACACCGGGCTCACCGTGCTCGCCGGGTGGACCGGGCTGTGGGCCTTCCGGTCATGGTCGGCCGACGCGGTATGGGCTGAGCGGCCGGCGGTGGGGGTGGTCATTACCGCCCTGGCGGCCGTCGGGCTGGCCATGTACGGCGCCCGCTGGCTGCTCCTCCCCCTCATGCGCCGGCCCGTCCACCGGCCCCCGTCGCCCGGGCTCAAGGTCGGAGTGGCCACCACCTTCGTCCCCGGCTCGGAGCCGATCGAGATGCTCGCGCTCACGGTCGAGGCTCTGGTGGCCATGGACTACCCCCACGAGACGTGGGTCCTCGACGAGGGCGACGCGCCCGAGGTCCGGGCCCTGTGCCGGCGCCTCGGTGCCCACCACTTCACCCGCCGGCACCACCCGGGTTACCAGTGCGCCCAAGGGCCCTTCGAGGCCCGCACCAAGCACGGCAACTACAACGCCTGGTTGGAGGAAGAGGCCTACGACCGCTACGACGTGATCGTCAACTTCGACCCCGACCACATCCCCGAGACCCATTTCCTCGAACGGGTGCTCGGGTACTTCGATGATCCCGGGATCGGCTACGTGCAGGCCGCCCAGGTGTACTACAACCAGTCCGCCGGCTTCGTGGCCCGGGGCGCGGCCGAGGAGACCTACGCCTACTACTCGTCGACCCAGATGACGAGCTACGCCCTCGGGTACCCCATCGTCACCGGGTGCCACACCGCCCACCGCACGGTTGCCCTGCGCGACGTCGGGGGCTTCGCCCCCCACGAGGCCGACGACCTGCTGGTGACCGTCTACTACCGGGCCACCCGGTGGAGGGGCGTCTACGTTCCCGAGACCCTGGCCCAGGGGCTCGTGCCCGTTGACTGGCCCGGTTACCTGCGCCAGCAGCGCCGGTGGGCCCGGTCGGTGCTCGACGTGAAGTTCCGCTGGTACCCCAAGGTGGCTTCCCGCCTGGGACGGGTCGAGCGGGTGGTGGGCTTCTGCCACGGCCTCCACTACCTGAGCGGGCTGGGAACGGCCTTCGGCATCGGGCTGCTGGCCTACCTGCTGGTCACCGGGGCCCCGGCTGGCGCCTTCTCGGGGGCGGTGATGACCAAGGCCCTGGCCCTGGTGGCCGTGCTCCAGGCCTGCGAGCTCTACCGCCAGCGGTTCTTCCTCAACCCCAGGGTCGAGGCCGGGCTCCACCTGCGCTCGGGCGTGCTGCGCTTCGCCAAGTGGCCTTACGTGGTGCTGG
This window encodes:
- a CDS encoding CPBP family intramembrane glutamic endopeptidase, with the protein product MKVAPSTQGSGAKAGQAAGPWAIGGLGLLLGLVGAELVTAFVSVPAGAAVHAVLVLAAVNVAAFARPATRGLSGRSPWGGNGEVAVVVALIGAMRLVTLTVPVGPGAPGFRAVVLGAPVLAAGLLLARHVPGLTPWAAGAGRRGPSRANAQPRGAGRGAVVLREPPWALAGAVRSDAAYRDRAVWAPVLAGLAAGALAGAGRDQFTFATEAGFVAAALALIAFAAVTEEVLFRRLLLACAQRAWGARAALALATVAFTAVYVPSRSASAVVAAAGAGLVFGWAYQRSGSVLGPALGHSLATVGAVLVWPVVL
- a CDS encoding glycosyltransferase, with product MRTQSADVAVTRQRVFRWWDLPIYTGLTVLAGWTGLWAFRSWSADAVWAERPAVGVVITALAAVGLAMYGARWLLLPLMRRPVHRPPSPGLKVGVATTFVPGSEPIEMLALTVEALVAMDYPHETWVLDEGDAPEVRALCRRLGAHHFTRRHHPGYQCAQGPFEARTKHGNYNAWLEEEAYDRYDVIVNFDPDHIPETHFLERVLGYFDDPGIGYVQAAQVYYNQSAGFVARGAAEETYAYYSSTQMTSYALGYPIVTGCHTAHRTVALRDVGGFAPHEADDLLVTVYYRATRWRGVYVPETLAQGLVPVDWPGYLRQQRRWARSVLDVKFRWYPKVASRLGRVERVVGFCHGLHYLSGLGTAFGIGLLAYLLVTGAPAGAFSGAVMTKALALVAVLQACELYRQRFFLNPRVEAGLHLRSGVLRFAKWPYVVLALADVVRSRHHAYLITRKTRGRDGYLLVGPHLASAAFMAAAWAAGSARGVGRSAVLVVGAAVFVAMSVVLAASELKEPPESFDPELAGRRPRVGPGQRQHGRLGRPAGAR